In Paenibacillus guangzhouensis, a single window of DNA contains:
- a CDS encoding cache domain-containing sensor histidine kinase codes for MHFFYTSVRTKLTLLLLITIVIPELILGIIYPIYFQRVMEKDKEALMEGTLTAITRSIETYMDDLERLTITPFLQNDILTSLKIKARSDQNHVSVYNKLVADRTLHEMQMIMFQNTRKDILGTVLVTADQSVYATDRYEVAQPIPDFPYKAQDWYKQTILRNGKATFISPHRRDYLQNSQDQLVFSVARLIKDPDTQKPLAVIMADADNDIFDEIVSDVSFDVSSIVTIFDNYNNLIYSSDPLTAGTAEQIIADHELIESQGKNYTTISKRIPSSEWRVNVLLSQSEITSKIRNLNLISIVMTCMGLLLTALFYVYLSRSIVKPILQMGAVMRKVQHGSMNESVTIKGQDEIAYLGNRLNKMISQLNDTIIREYRTGLAKRNAEYRALQSQIQPHFLYNTLNGFMALNRAGESKTLEKAILSLSGMMRYTLSKNDWDTLENEFLFLQRYAEIQQLRFDERLTFQLDYDPRTKDVRIPKLLLQPLVENSIIHGVEGVNRACRVSVKAELIHENEPNNILIRVTDTGAGFDLDQLEKQDRVGISNVRERLEMAYPYASMTVNSIREVGTEVTLHIKTSPDEADPASPMDNIGNTRRTDA; via the coding sequence ATGCATTTCTTCTATACATCTGTCCGTACAAAATTAACCTTGTTATTATTGATCACGATCGTGATTCCCGAACTCATTCTAGGCATCATCTATCCGATCTATTTTCAACGCGTCATGGAGAAAGACAAAGAAGCCCTGATGGAAGGGACTTTGACCGCGATTACGCGGAGTATCGAGACATATATGGACGATCTGGAGCGGCTGACCATTACGCCGTTTCTTCAGAACGATATTTTGACTTCCTTAAAGATCAAAGCCCGTTCCGACCAGAATCATGTTAGCGTTTACAATAAATTGGTAGCCGATCGCACGCTGCACGAGATGCAGATGATCATGTTCCAAAATACGCGCAAAGATATTCTAGGCACGGTTCTCGTCACGGCCGATCAATCGGTTTACGCTACCGACCGCTATGAAGTCGCGCAACCGATACCGGATTTCCCATATAAAGCCCAGGACTGGTACAAGCAAACGATTCTTCGGAATGGCAAGGCAACCTTTATCAGTCCGCATCGACGGGACTATTTGCAAAATTCGCAGGACCAGCTTGTATTCTCCGTTGCTCGTCTCATTAAAGATCCAGATACGCAGAAGCCTCTGGCCGTGATCATGGCAGATGCCGACAATGACATCTTCGATGAGATCGTAAGCGACGTATCCTTTGACGTGAGTTCAATCGTGACGATTTTTGATAACTATAACAACTTGATCTATTCCAGCGATCCGCTGACGGCCGGCACGGCAGAACAAATCATAGCCGATCATGAGCTCATCGAGAGCCAGGGAAAAAATTATACGACGATCTCCAAACGGATTCCCTCTTCGGAATGGAGAGTCAACGTTCTACTATCGCAAAGCGAAATCACGTCAAAAATCAGGAATCTGAATCTCATCTCCATCGTCATGACTTGTATGGGTCTCCTTTTAACAGCCTTGTTCTATGTTTATTTGTCCCGTTCCATCGTGAAGCCCATTCTGCAGATGGGCGCCGTGATGCGCAAGGTGCAGCATGGATCCATGAACGAAAGCGTGACGATCAAAGGGCAAGACGAGATCGCATATCTTGGCAATCGCTTGAACAAAATGATATCGCAATTGAATGACACCATCATCCGAGAATACCGAACAGGGCTTGCGAAGCGCAACGCCGAATATCGAGCCTTACAGTCGCAGATTCAACCGCATTTTCTCTATAACACGCTGAACGGATTTATGGCACTGAACCGGGCTGGGGAGAGCAAAACCTTGGAAAAAGCCATCTTGTCCTTGAGCGGCATGATGCGATATACCTTAAGTAAAAACGACTGGGATACGTTAGAGAATGAGTTCTTGTTCCTGCAGCGATATGCGGAGATTCAGCAGCTTCGTTTCGATGAACGTCTGACCTTCCAGTTGGATTATGATCCTAGAACGAAAGACGTCCGCATTCCGAAGCTGCTGCTGCAGCCTTTGGTGGAGAATAGTATCATTCACGGCGTGGAAGGCGTGAACCGGGCATGCCGCGTCTCGGTCAAGGCGGAGCTGATCCATGAGAACGAACCGAACAATATACTGATTCGAGTTACCGATACGGGGGCCGGATTCGATCTTGACCAACTCGAGAAGCAAGACCGCGTAGGGATTTCGAATGTTCGAGAACGACTTGAGATGGCCTATCCCTACGCGTCCATGACCGTCAACAGCATCCGTGAAGTCGGGACCGAAGTAACCCTTCACATTAAAACGTCGCCGGATGAGGCTGATCCCGCATCTCCGATGGATAACATCGGAAATACTCGACGAACAGACGCGTAA
- a CDS encoding response regulator, which yields MKIIIADDERLARANVRSMLEELEMPVEIIGEAKDGTELVELIAAGQPDVVFVDIRMPVMDGLSAIEHTAHAEQIQWVIISGYSDFAYAQHAIKLRVVDYLLKPVDPDAFRECMSRLWDNQRKKIARRNLEFEKQLMSVLYLSRSEDEVAADSRGMHENYTAYALKVDHLPPAEGGHEAFYAFMDRMNQMEMNGQQAIHIRRALLILPSGEAVVILAKQETHPDASGDFIKQYEKEMEHIAARYRTPNFAVAIEPLASAVSFQELIQKLRRHQEKAEEQLQADAIPAEEAAPPDLIQQMLRYIHQRYTEDIGIGQIAHELNVTPNYLSTLFHRKQGVTFMKYLTATRMNKAREILLNDPQIRIHQVAQQVGYYSTRHFTRLFVEYFRCYPSEMRDQPHPATF from the coding sequence ATGAAAATCATCATTGCGGATGATGAGCGATTAGCCAGAGCCAATGTAAGAAGCATGCTGGAAGAATTGGAGATGCCTGTGGAGATTATTGGAGAGGCGAAGGACGGGACAGAACTTGTAGAACTTATCGCAGCAGGTCAACCTGATGTCGTCTTTGTGGATATAAGAATGCCTGTCATGGATGGCTTGAGCGCGATTGAGCATACCGCACATGCTGAACAAATTCAATGGGTCATTATTTCCGGTTATTCGGACTTTGCCTATGCGCAGCATGCGATCAAGCTGCGGGTCGTCGACTATTTGTTAAAGCCCGTCGATCCCGATGCCTTTAGGGAATGCATGTCGCGTTTATGGGATAATCAGCGCAAGAAAATAGCAAGGCGCAATTTGGAGTTCGAGAAACAGCTCATGTCTGTTCTGTACCTTTCGCGTTCAGAAGACGAAGTCGCTGCGGATTCGCGAGGCATGCACGAGAATTACACGGCTTATGCATTAAAAGTCGATCATCTTCCGCCCGCCGAGGGTGGTCATGAGGCATTCTATGCATTTATGGATCGGATGAACCAAATGGAGATGAATGGGCAGCAAGCGATCCATATCCGAAGAGCTTTGTTGATTCTGCCTTCCGGCGAAGCCGTGGTCATCCTAGCGAAGCAGGAGACGCATCCGGACGCATCCGGCGACTTCATCAAGCAGTACGAGAAGGAAATGGAACACATCGCGGCTCGTTACCGTACGCCAAACTTTGCCGTGGCTATCGAGCCGTTGGCTAGCGCCGTCTCTTTTCAGGAATTGATTCAGAAGCTGCGCCGCCATCAAGAGAAGGCGGAAGAACAGCTTCAGGCTGACGCTATTCCGGCAGAAGAGGCCGCGCCGCCTGATTTGATTCAGCAAATGCTCCGTTACATCCATCAGCGTTATACGGAGGATATCGGTATTGGCCAAATCGCGCACGAGCTGAACGTGACGCCGAACTACCTCAGCACCCTGTTTCATCGCAAGCAGGGGGTCACGTTTATGAAGTATTTAACGGCGACGCGGATGAACAAAGCGCGCGAAATTTTGCTAAACGATCCACAGATTCGAATTCATCAAGTGGCGCAGCAGGTCGGTTATTACAGCACCCGGCATTTTACGCGTCTGTTCGTCGAGTATTTCCGATGTTATCCATCGGAGATGCGGGATCAGCCTCATCCGGCGACGTTTTAA
- a CDS encoding S-layer homology domain-containing protein, with protein sequence MKKIVAMLMIICLVLSMAPGVSLSPVIHAQDASPTNLVQNAGFEDGTEHWRFDPPDKAGVSKNAMHAGQFKGWVDPSTTDSVYAISQEITIPDSGIYALSAYAANYQPGGSMAINGKAYPFEAYGGSYVRVELPNLPFRKGEKATITFTSGLSGWLNIDDVSLVPTSRNLLAEVQFDGQPAASYNLFDTDNSIVLPKGTAQAPQVSARLEEWAVAAGAELSIEQATELPGEAKIQVTMGGVTTTHTISFNVMSNDRPLQSIIFSASETTLPLDGLTKLSLTGILEDGSQIDLLEDPFTRVEFDAPGRMFMIGAHGEARAGTYKTGDVEVKVKATREGRVFTDTLTFTIKPEPARPYVRDYTQTLTMKLFLGSNGKIDLNLEEALDIIKRMDNMTRGIPKIIYLVGWQHDGHDSKYPDWNVVNPGLKRAQDATALDSLKWLMDEADQYNTTVSLHINMTDAYKDSPQWDEFMAKDLIRRQENGDLIEGGKWVSGQSYRINLTRTWEAGVFQRNIDQLLDMLPHLRKGGTIHIDAFVTNYVPGEPNPDAYSDPYHKTTFRQDTETQKKIIRYWRDQGLDFTSEYFVQYRGDPLYGLQPMAWWADWWTMDQMDLPAKVAVGGRGGNELLGISMHGEDIVAKDKERLTGFLPEFMNTTLVWQYLNQLDRISYDSATNTVQFSEGVTSSKSGDIRTVKQGDVMLADGTDVFVPALWRKDAKEIIAFSQKGYENRSWKLPADWAGVEKVHLFEIGMGLPRLIQKDMAVVDGHITLSLQAGEGVYMIPATGDPIPMDPIQDMAAGMTAIPAPAKNAIALTLPSVPAGYEVRIAKSDRMDVIDLLGKIVPPTEDTPVSLVLELKRQADGITTHTAPITVVAPEGTIKNIKITYSPADAVLTGDSKLRSSNSFMKGYAIGYVGGSKDNTAAYENVVMPGDSLYDVQLEYATAVPRSVFLRINEQEGIEVPLTGPDWNTPQYKTIQVALNKGINRITLYNNDGHAPDMGAVTISSVSPYMVANAITSIPAPAKGDKALTLPKVPFGFTVSVKSSDHDAIIQSNGKIVPPTTDTTVKVILEITRNYDGSQAATQAIDVVVPGVVQIVKVDAVSVETMVDKAPVLPTSVMATYSDQSQMKVDVAWDSIQPSRYAAAGTFEVNGTIAGTAIRAVAKVTVKPSDSGHNGGGGSDGSGSNSNSSGTSTVKPEVKPVPETKPEPSGQVIEIPFQPSAEQLSAPGYVSVVKVNQDGSKTPVVFSIYDPQSGIVKVRGSKTDVYEVVYTPKKFRDLAKFAWAEEAIETLAASGVWQGISTDQFGPQQGLKRGDLVKMLVNLFQLTADTDANFSDVNKAAYYYEEVAIAKKLGLIQGMTATAFKPEAEVTREQFMVIVERFFRQQKLISSGANETVLDAFADHESIAGYAKSSVAALVELNLIQGSNDQLLPRQIANRAEAAMLLYRIIHFSVTKSTARP encoded by the coding sequence ATGAAGAAAATCGTGGCCATGTTAATGATAATATGTCTAGTCCTATCGATGGCACCGGGCGTATCGCTGAGTCCGGTGATTCACGCGCAAGATGCTTCACCCACGAACCTCGTGCAAAATGCGGGGTTTGAGGATGGAACGGAACATTGGAGATTTGACCCGCCTGACAAAGCGGGCGTGTCCAAGAACGCGATGCATGCGGGGCAATTCAAAGGATGGGTCGACCCGAGTACGACGGATAGCGTATACGCGATCTCGCAGGAGATCACGATACCCGATAGCGGAATCTATGCTCTCTCTGCTTACGCGGCGAATTATCAACCGGGGGGCTCGATGGCGATCAATGGCAAGGCATACCCTTTCGAAGCTTACGGTGGCAGTTACGTTCGAGTTGAACTGCCGAATTTACCTTTTAGGAAAGGCGAGAAAGCAACGATTACGTTTACGAGTGGATTGTCGGGTTGGCTAAATATCGATGACGTATCCTTGGTTCCTACTTCACGGAATCTATTGGCTGAAGTGCAATTCGACGGCCAACCGGCAGCATCCTATAATCTTTTCGATACGGACAATTCGATTGTGCTGCCGAAAGGTACCGCTCAGGCACCTCAAGTAAGCGCTAGATTAGAGGAATGGGCTGTAGCAGCAGGAGCCGAGCTAAGTATTGAACAGGCGACAGAGCTGCCAGGAGAAGCGAAAATCCAAGTAACGATGGGCGGTGTAACGACGACCCATACAATCTCTTTCAACGTGATGAGCAATGATCGTCCGCTCCAATCGATCATCTTCTCAGCGAGCGAGACAACCTTGCCTCTCGATGGATTAACGAAGCTATCGTTGACGGGGATCCTAGAAGACGGTAGCCAGATCGATTTGCTGGAGGATCCATTCACTCGCGTTGAATTCGACGCCCCAGGCCGCATGTTTATGATCGGCGCGCATGGCGAAGCAAGGGCAGGCACCTATAAAACGGGGGATGTCGAGGTGAAAGTGAAGGCAACCCGAGAGGGCCGCGTATTTACGGATACGCTGACGTTCACGATCAAGCCTGAGCCGGCCCGGCCTTATGTTAGGGATTATACGCAGACGTTAACGATGAAGTTGTTCTTGGGAAGCAACGGGAAGATTGACCTGAATTTAGAAGAAGCGTTAGACATCATTAAGCGCATGGATAACATGACGCGGGGAATTCCGAAGATCATCTATTTGGTCGGATGGCAGCATGACGGCCACGATTCGAAATATCCGGATTGGAATGTCGTGAATCCAGGGTTAAAAAGAGCGCAAGACGCTACAGCGCTCGATAGCTTGAAATGGTTGATGGACGAGGCGGACCAATACAATACGACCGTCAGCCTTCATATCAATATGACGGATGCCTACAAGGATAGTCCGCAATGGGATGAATTCATGGCGAAGGATCTCATTCGCAGGCAAGAGAACGGCGATCTGATCGAAGGCGGCAAATGGGTAAGCGGACAGAGCTATCGCATTAATCTCACGCGGACGTGGGAAGCGGGCGTCTTCCAACGCAATATCGATCAATTGCTCGATATGCTTCCTCATCTGAGAAAGGGAGGGACGATCCATATCGATGCGTTCGTAACCAACTACGTGCCCGGCGAGCCGAATCCGGATGCCTATTCCGATCCATACCATAAGACGACCTTCCGACAAGACACGGAGACGCAGAAGAAGATCATTCGGTATTGGCGCGACCAAGGGTTGGATTTTACAAGCGAATATTTCGTGCAATACCGTGGCGATCCATTGTATGGCCTGCAACCCATGGCGTGGTGGGCTGATTGGTGGACGATGGATCAGATGGATTTGCCTGCGAAGGTGGCCGTTGGCGGTCGAGGCGGGAATGAATTGCTAGGCATCAGCATGCACGGCGAAGACATTGTGGCGAAAGATAAAGAACGGCTGACAGGTTTCCTGCCTGAATTTATGAATACGACGTTGGTATGGCAATATTTGAATCAGCTAGACCGCATTTCATACGACAGCGCGACCAATACTGTGCAGTTCTCGGAAGGCGTGACGAGCTCCAAATCCGGCGACATCCGAACCGTGAAGCAAGGCGATGTCATGTTGGCCGACGGCACGGACGTATTTGTCCCCGCCTTATGGCGTAAAGATGCGAAGGAGATCATTGCTTTTAGCCAAAAAGGCTATGAGAATCGAAGCTGGAAGCTGCCGGCTGATTGGGCAGGCGTCGAAAAAGTGCATTTGTTCGAGATCGGCATGGGATTGCCGAGACTTATTCAGAAGGATATGGCTGTCGTGGATGGACACATAACACTGTCCTTGCAGGCAGGGGAAGGGGTCTATATGATTCCGGCAACGGGCGACCCCATCCCGATGGACCCGATTCAGGACATGGCGGCAGGCATGACAGCGATCCCTGCGCCCGCTAAGAATGCGATAGCGCTAACGTTGCCAAGCGTTCCTGCAGGGTATGAAGTTCGGATTGCGAAGTCGGATCGGATGGATGTCATCGATCTCCTAGGGAAAATCGTTCCGCCGACGGAAGATACGCCGGTGAGCCTTGTTCTGGAACTTAAACGCCAAGCTGATGGGATAACGACGCACACCGCTCCAATCACGGTCGTGGCACCGGAAGGAACCATTAAGAATATCAAGATAACCTACAGCCCGGCAGATGCCGTGTTAACAGGGGACAGCAAATTGCGGAGCTCGAACAGCTTTATGAAAGGCTACGCAATCGGATATGTAGGTGGTTCGAAAGACAACACGGCCGCCTACGAAAATGTAGTCATGCCAGGCGACAGCCTCTATGATGTGCAATTGGAATACGCGACGGCGGTACCGCGATCCGTCTTCCTTCGCATCAATGAGCAGGAAGGCATCGAAGTACCGTTAACGGGTCCGGATTGGAACACGCCGCAATACAAGACGATTCAAGTAGCATTGAACAAAGGCATAAATCGGATCACGCTGTACAATAATGACGGCCACGCGCCAGATATGGGTGCGGTAACGATCTCGTCGGTTAGTCCCTACATGGTTGCGAATGCGATTACGTCCATTCCAGCGCCAGCGAAGGGAGACAAGGCTTTGACGCTTCCTAAAGTTCCGTTCGGGTTCACGGTCTCGGTCAAATCCTCGGATCATGACGCGATCATTCAATCGAATGGGAAGATTGTCCCGCCGACAACGGATACGACAGTTAAAGTCATCTTGGAAATTACTCGCAATTACGATGGAAGCCAAGCGGCGACACAAGCGATCGACGTGGTCGTGCCTGGCGTTGTCCAAATCGTCAAAGTGGATGCCGTTTCGGTTGAGACCATGGTTGACAAGGCTCCTGTTCTGCCGACTAGCGTTATGGCAACCTACTCAGACCAATCCCAAATGAAAGTGGATGTGGCATGGGATTCGATTCAACCGAGCCGCTATGCTGCAGCTGGCACATTCGAAGTCAATGGAACCATCGCTGGGACCGCAATCCGAGCTGTCGCCAAAGTTACCGTGAAGCCATCCGATTCAGGGCATAACGGGGGAGGTGGGTCTGATGGCAGCGGGTCCAATTCGAATTCATCTGGCACGTCGACGGTAAAGCCAGAAGTAAAACCTGTTCCGGAAACAAAACCGGAGCCGTCAGGGCAAGTGATCGAGATTCCATTTCAACCTTCCGCCGAGCAGCTCAGCGCACCTGGTTATGTATCCGTGGTGAAAGTGAATCAAGACGGAAGCAAAACACCGGTCGTCTTTAGCATCTACGATCCCCAATCGGGCATCGTGAAGGTGAGGGGCTCCAAAACAGACGTCTATGAAGTGGTGTATACGCCGAAGAAATTTAGAGATTTAGCGAAGTTCGCGTGGGCAGAGGAAGCGATTGAGACGCTTGCCGCATCAGGGGTATGGCAAGGCATATCCACGGATCAATTCGGACCGCAGCAAGGGCTAAAACGCGGGGATCTGGTCAAGATGCTCGTGAATCTATTCCAGCTGACAGCGGACACGGATGCTAATTTCTCGGACGTCAACAAGGCGGCGTACTATTACGAGGAAGTTGCCATTGCCAAGAAACTAGGCCTGATTCAAGGCATGACAGCAACAGCGTTTAAGCCAGAGGCCGAAGTTACGCGCGAGCAATTCATGGTGATCGTCGAACGGTTTTTTCGTCAGCAGAAGCTCATCTCATCAGGCGCTAATGAAACCGTATTAGATGCCTTTGCAGACCACGAGTCCATCGCAGGTTATGCGAAGAGCAGCGTGGCGGCGCTTGTCGAGCTGAACTTGATCCAAGGAAGCAATGATCAGCTGCTGCCGCGACAAATCGCCAATCGAGCGGAAGCGGCCATGTTGTTGTATCGCATCATTCACTTCTCTGTAACGAAATCGACTGCACGTCCATGA
- a CDS encoding VanZ family protein encodes MTIVLFVLYTLLVLYFMFFGFNRTAFTHTAGLRYDFIPDGIPLHFPVGRSFDGWFFELGNFIAFIPFGAVIPLLYRCYFIRFITFFVLSITMLEVMQMFTQLGAFDTDDILINSLGAAVGYCAQRLVSRDRDQLKGICRIIFISIVLSVSFVLLIGSMNAYLEKERGEVIALHELEVQERTVLWADPVLSFTVEHDNTRTQLQGEYLKIRDPNPATNVVLWDIALAEVNMGQKIVNRIKEIIASLF; translated from the coding sequence ATGACTATAGTTTTATTCGTTTTATATACCCTATTAGTGCTCTATTTTATGTTTTTCGGTTTTAATCGAACGGCTTTTACGCACACGGCAGGCTTGCGGTATGACTTCATCCCTGATGGAATTCCGCTGCACTTTCCCGTGGGAAGAAGTTTTGATGGTTGGTTTTTTGAACTCGGCAATTTTATCGCATTTATCCCTTTTGGGGCCGTTATTCCGCTTCTGTACCGTTGTTATTTTATTCGATTCATCACTTTTTTTGTGCTGTCCATTACGATGCTTGAAGTCATGCAAATGTTTACTCAGCTCGGTGCCTTCGATACTGACGATATTCTGATTAATTCCTTGGGGGCCGCGGTCGGATACTGCGCGCAGCGCTTGGTATCCCGGGATCGAGATCAACTGAAGGGCATCTGCCGAATCATCTTCATCTCGATTGTGTTGTCGGTGAGTTTCGTTCTCCTGATTGGCAGCATGAACGCTTATCTAGAGAAGGAGAGGGGTGAAGTCATCGCTCTCCATGAGCTAGAGGTACAAGAAAGAACCGTACTGTGGGCCGATCCCGTTTTGAGTTTTACAGTGGAACACGACAATACAAGAACCCAGTTGCAAGGGGAATATTTGAAAATACGAGATCCAAATCCGGCTACAAATGTTGTATTATGGGATATTGCTCTTGCAGAAGTAAACATGGGGCAAAAGATCGTGAATCGTATAAAAGAGATTATTGCATCGCTATTCTGA
- a CDS encoding ArsR/SmtB family transcription factor: MSEYNGNEKAIQIFENLSPYFQGLGDPVRQQIVALLINKEHLNVTQIAEHIPMSRPTVSHHLKILRQSGLLKVQKKGTEMFYSLEFDEVIGLMKQLVHFVEKECQC, encoded by the coding sequence ATGAGCGAGTATAATGGTAATGAGAAAGCGATCCAAATTTTCGAGAATTTAAGCCCTTATTTTCAAGGACTAGGAGACCCCGTTCGCCAACAAATCGTCGCGCTGCTCATCAACAAAGAGCATTTGAATGTGACGCAAATCGCAGAACATATTCCGATGTCGCGCCCTACCGTCTCTCATCACTTGAAAATATTGCGGCAATCAGGACTGCTCAAGGTTCAGAAGAAAGGCACGGAGATGTTCTACAGCCTTGAATTCGACGAAGTGATCGGGCTCATGAAGCAGCTTGTCCATTTTGTCGAGAAGGAATGCCAGTGCTGA
- a CDS encoding FtsX-like permease family protein, with amino-acid sequence MTPFELIVRSVREHMKQDYLYVFSLISSTTLYFVFAVLQHDSSEIAAVFGDVQFVLLIRVSGILLLAIVALFTIYANSIFLRRRSREIGLYQLAGMTRRQVGSLLMTEHVMLGLVALLIGMGMGTLVSRLFLLILMKLIGIENGVAVSFSTSAALQTAIAFIVLNGMTCIQILYKIRRVSLLDMLRAERLGDQPRQPSARWSVLLGILSIVLIAMGYIWSGIMPYQSLMLHTLIILVSIILGTYLLFRVTLGRLFYQIRRRRNGQLGLKNSLSLAPLMHRMRANACSLTIITVLSAVTLTMLAVAYSLYYSAESESRAMLPFDFVFENQVQDAQTFRASLEQAGIPYVHHPVKALRVTGQLNGEEGQTMLLLAAEHLHASSVDIRMPKLGEAVWYKGQRRGDRGLDQEDSQHPIELVVRETRVPIPIARSVDRYAMNFNLNGNQLVVREATLQAMISQISNRSRGESKWIPIDTFRILVNRDRAAASYLYKPYVHSIGGNQDFYSYSQTSHQKFGLVIFVAGFLGLIFLITTGSILYFKQMAEAEQERNSYRILRQLGFEEHEILGGIIRKQLIVFGIPLAIGLTHSIFAVRAFSAWTLSDIVFPAAIAMSIYTIIYLIFAVLAYGYYRRIVRLALQNSPMY; translated from the coding sequence TTGACACCTTTTGAGCTTATCGTCCGCAGTGTGCGTGAACATATGAAACAGGACTATCTCTATGTTTTCTCGCTGATAAGCAGTACAACGCTATATTTCGTATTCGCAGTCTTACAGCATGATTCTTCCGAGATAGCTGCGGTCTTCGGTGATGTTCAATTCGTATTGCTGATCCGTGTGTCAGGCATTTTGCTGCTTGCAATTGTAGCGCTATTCACGATCTACGCGAACAGCATTTTTCTGAGACGCCGTAGCAGAGAAATCGGACTGTATCAGCTGGCAGGCATGACGCGCAGACAAGTAGGGTCGTTGCTCATGACAGAGCATGTCATGTTGGGCCTCGTCGCGCTCCTGATCGGGATGGGCATGGGGACGCTCGTGTCCCGGTTATTTTTACTTATTTTGATGAAATTGATCGGAATCGAAAACGGCGTCGCCGTCTCTTTTTCCACCTCAGCCGCTCTTCAGACCGCTATCGCGTTTATAGTACTCAATGGTATGACCTGTATCCAGATTTTGTACAAGATTCGCCGTGTATCGCTGCTTGACATGCTCCGAGCTGAGCGACTGGGAGACCAGCCACGACAGCCGTCAGCGAGATGGTCCGTCCTGCTTGGGATACTGAGCATCGTGCTTATCGCAATGGGTTATATATGGTCTGGAATTATGCCATATCAGAGTCTCATGCTGCATACGCTGATCATTCTTGTTTCTATTATCCTCGGTACCTACCTGCTGTTTCGTGTAACGTTAGGGAGACTGTTCTACCAGATTCGCAGGCGCAGGAATGGTCAGCTCGGATTGAAGAACAGCCTATCCCTCGCTCCGCTCATGCATCGGATGAGAGCAAATGCGTGCTCACTCACCATCATTACGGTTCTATCCGCAGTGACACTAACCATGTTAGCGGTCGCTTATTCGCTGTACTATTCGGCCGAGAGCGAGTCCCGAGCCATGCTGCCGTTTGATTTTGTGTTTGAGAATCAGGTGCAAGACGCGCAGACATTTCGTGCTTCTTTGGAGCAAGCAGGCATTCCGTATGTTCATCATCCGGTGAAGGCCTTGCGGGTGACGGGTCAGTTGAACGGTGAGGAGGGGCAGACGATGCTGCTGCTTGCAGCAGAACATCTACATGCAAGTAGTGTGGATATTCGTATGCCGAAGCTAGGTGAAGCCGTCTGGTATAAGGGACAACGGAGGGGAGACAGGGGACTGGACCAAGAGGATTCGCAGCATCCTATCGAATTAGTAGTGCGCGAGACGAGAGTTCCTATTCCAATAGCCCGAAGTGTGGATCGATATGCGATGAATTTCAATTTGAATGGCAACCAGTTGGTCGTTCGCGAAGCGACGCTTCAGGCTATGATCTCCCAGATATCGAATCGATCCCGTGGCGAATCGAAATGGATCCCAATCGATACGTTCCGAATTCTGGTGAACCGTGATCGTGCAGCGGCATCGTATCTCTATAAGCCATATGTCCATTCCATAGGGGGCAATCAGGACTTTTACTCCTATTCTCAAACTTCACATCAAAAATTTGGCCTCGTCATTTTCGTCGCCGGCTTTCTCGGGCTTATTTTTCTTATCACGACGGGCAGTATTCTCTATTTCAAACAAATGGCCGAGGCAGAGCAGGAACGGAACAGTTACAGAATTCTGCGACAGCTGGGATTTGAGGAACACGAAATATTGGGTGGGATTATTCGTAAGCAGCTAATTGTGTTTGGGATACCGCTGGCAATTGGGCTTACCCACTCGATTTTCGCTGTCAGAGCCTTCTCGGCTTGGACTTTGTCGGATATCGTGTTTCCAGCAGCGATCGCGATGTCGATTTACACAATCATATATTTGATATTTGCCGTACTCGCATACGGATATTATCGTCGTATCGTGAGATTAGCGTTGCAGAACTCTCCAATGTACTGA